A genomic region of Euleptes europaea isolate rEulEur1 unplaced genomic scaffold, rEulEur1.hap1 H_3, whole genome shotgun sequence contains the following coding sequences:
- the LOC130492932 gene encoding protocadherin beta-16-like isoform X4, which yields MENSFRIRQGLYLLFFLSLSGVVCVSIHYSLPEEKKSGSLVANVLKDLKLGPGELSARRAQLVSKSSKQYFHLDTYSGNLFVNDKIDREALCGEINSCFLLSEIVLQNPLKIYSIEIQIKDVNDHSPEFSKNEFNLEISEHVPIDSRFTLESAQDTDLGENSIQNYTLSPNGNFRLDVQSDEFGSKYVDLVLEKSLDREKEAQFVLTLTAVDGGVPQRTGTVLIKVNVLDINDNFPQFTQPEYKVKLKENSPRGTLMAKVEARDLDFGSNAQISYSFHRVPEKIRHLFHLNENTGEITVLGPIDYEKETNYYMNIKATDGGGLSGYCKVLVEIEDENDNPPEILVISVTSPLAEDSPIDTLVVLFSVTDRDFGDNGRTSCSVEMNLPFLLKTTVNNYYQLVTQRPLDREKVPEYNITITATDRGSPRLTTKRTNTVLISDINDNSPVFEKTKYEMQLWENNIPGLLMGSVHAVDLDVEQNAQVTYSLVPGNASGAHMASYVSINSENGNLYVLRSLDYEQIKEFQVTVRASDGGSPPLSSEVVVRVVILDENDNAPFFLYPLQNSSSPCNDLVPKSVEAGYLVAKVVAVDGDSGQNSWLSYELLKATDPGLFSLGAQNGEVKTRRPLTERDTNKQKLIILVRDNGHPPQTSTATLNILPVDGFSDPYLNIASVSHETSEEDSSLTMYLVICLAAVSFVFLICIILFVVIKMHKKESSFITALPQFPPALPEIPESGVGSQNGSLSRTYHYDVCLTGGSLSSEFRFLRPLIPVFSVGDPNLSENHRISSVSQETPEEVECRKQREQARGAVSEDSAARSGGPGCAGNQAITANANIGQNDWLSYQ from the coding sequence ATGGAGAACAGCTTTAGGATCAGACAAGGTCTGTATCTTTTGTTCTTCCTCTCTCTGTCTGGAGTGGTGTGTGTGTCCATTCACTATTCTTtgcctgaagagaagaaaagtGGGTCTCTGGTGGCTAATGTGCTGAAGGATTTGAAACTGGGGCCAGGGGAGCTCTCTGCTCGCAGAGCCCAGCTGGTTTCCAAAAGCAGTAAGCAATATTTCCATCTGGATACCTATTCTGGGAATCTGTTTGTAAATGATAAAATAGACAGAGAAGCTTTGTGTGGTGAGATAAATTCTTGCTTCCTGTTATCGGAAATTGTGCTCCAGAACCCCTTAAAGATCTACAGTATTGAGATACAGATAAAAGATGTGAATGACCATTCTCCTGAATTCTCCAAAAACGAATTTAATCTAGAAATTTCTGAGCATGTCCCAATAGATAGCCGATTCACCTTGGAATCTGCCCAAGACACAGACTTGGGTGAAAACAGTATCCAGAACTACACACTGAGTCCCAATGGGAATTTCAGATTGGATGTACAAAGTGATGAGTTTGGGAGTAAATATGTGGACCTTGTTCTGGAGAAGTCACTAGACAGGGAGAAGGAGGCTCAGTTTGTGCTGACTCTCACAGCTGTTGACGGAGGGGTGCCACAGAGAACAGGCACAGTTCTAATAAAGGTCAATGTTCTGGACATCAATGACAACTTCCCTCAGTTTACACAACCTGAATATAAAGTGAAGCTAAAGGAAAACAGTCCTCGTGGTACTCTGATGGCGAAAGTGGAAGCCAGAGATTTGGATTTTGGTTCAAATGCACAGATCTCTTATTCATTCCATCGGGTGCCTGAGAAAATTCGTCATTTGTTCCACCTGAATGAAAACACTGGAGAAATCACTGTTTTGGGTCCAATTGACTATGAAAAAGAAACCAACTATTATATGAACATCAAGGCAACAGATGGAGGTGGTCTTTCAGGCTACTGCAAGGTTCTGGTGGAAATTGAGGATGAGAATGACAATCCACCTGAGATATTGGTCATATCTGTCACCAGTCCTTTAGCAGAAGACTCTCCCATAGACACCCTGGTCGTGCTCTTCAGTGTCACAGACCGAGACTTCGGAGACAATGGCAGGACCTCCTGCTCTGTAGAGATGAATTTGCCCTTTCTGTTGAAAACCACTGTAAATAATTATTATCAACTGGTGACCCAAAGGCCACTGGATAGAGAGAAAGTCCCTGAGTATAATATCACCATCACAGCTACTGATCGGGGCTCTCCCAGGCTCACTACAAAAAGAACAAATACAGTTTTAATCTCAGACATCAATGACAACTCTCCAGTGTTTGAGAAGACAAAGTATGAAATGCAGTTGTGGGAAAACAATATTCCGGGTCTGCTGATGGGCTCAGTCCATGCTGTTGATCTGGACGTGGAGCAGAATGCCCAGGTGACCTATTCTCTTGTGCCTGGAAATGCCAGCGGTGCTCACATGGCCTCTTATGTTTCCATCAACTCTGAGAATGGGAATCTGTATGTCCTGCGATCTCTGGATTATGAGCAGATCAAGGAATTCCAAGTGACAGTGAGGGCTTCAGATGGGGGTTCTCCTCCACTGAGCTCAGAGGTTGTTGTTCGAGTTGTCATCCTGGATGAAAACGATAATGCTCCCTTCTTCCTCTACCCACTTCAGAACAGCAGCTCCCCCTGCAACGACCTGGTCCCCAAGTCCGTGGAGGCTGGTTACCTGGTGGCCAAGGTGGTGGCTGTGGATGGAGATTCGGGTCAGAACTCTTGGCTGTCCTATGAACTGCTGAAGGCCACCGACCCCGGCCTTTTCAGTTTAGGAGCCCAGAATGGAGAAGTCAAAACCAGGAGACCATTGACAGAGCGAGATACAAACAAGCAGAAACTGATTATCCTGGTCAGAGACAATGGCCACCCTCCCCAGACCAGCACTGCTACGCTGAATATACTTCCGGTGGATGGCTTTTCCGATCCTTATCTTAATATCGCAAGTGTCAGTCATGAAACCAGTGAAGAAGACAGCTCCTTGACTATGTATCTGGTGATCTGCTTGGCTGCTGTGTCCTTTGTGTTCCTGATTTGCATCATTTTGTTTGTTGTCATCAAGATGCACAAGAAAGAGTCTAGTTTTATCACTGCCCTTCCTCAGTTCCCACCTGCCTTACCTGAGATCCCAGAAAGTGGTGTTGGTTCTCAGAATGGGTCACTTTCCCGGACTTACCACTATGATGTTTGCCTAACCGGTGGATCACTAAGCAGCGAGTTCAGATTCCTCAGGCCTCTCATTCCTGTATTTTCTGTGGGAGACCCAAACCTCTCTGAAAATCACAGGATTTCTTCTGTCTCTCAAGAGACCCCAGAGGAGGTAGAGTGCCGAAAACAAAGAGAACAG